Proteins found in one Massilia sp. H6 genomic segment:
- a CDS encoding tetratricopeptide repeat protein: MPRFTVLLSLLLTWSLLAGCAGMQPPAAAPAPFADARFAPPRDKVGADDLFTLSPAMRAYLNSHAFTVQLRQLGQHRGLVAALYSKSDLKLQYESSKTRTAAETYADRSGNCLSLVIMTAAFAKELGMPVRYRSVDVDDAWSRSAGLYLASAHVNISLGQRAESGVRSSDQDDMLLVDFIPQDAAARLRAREVDEQDIVALYLNNRAAEMLVQDRIDDAYWWARAAVAKRPGMLRALNTLGVIYEKHGDMLLAEQTYRAALEREPENMAVMRNLQPVLARLGKQEEAAALARRIASIEPYPPYHHFDQGMIALRAGDYGKARDLFEREVRRAPYNDEFRFWLGVSHLQLGELGHAREQIAKAVDTSTRQEMRQVYSAKLAHLRRASAALAPIR; the protein is encoded by the coding sequence ATGCCGCGCTTTACGGTCTTGTTGTCGTTATTGCTAACGTGGTCGCTGCTGGCCGGATGCGCCGGCATGCAGCCGCCCGCCGCGGCCCCTGCCCCGTTTGCCGATGCGCGCTTCGCGCCACCGCGCGACAAAGTCGGCGCCGACGACCTGTTCACCCTCAGTCCGGCGATGCGGGCTTACCTCAACAGCCACGCCTTTACCGTCCAGCTGCGCCAGCTGGGCCAGCACCGCGGCCTGGTCGCGGCGCTCTACAGCAAGAGCGATCTCAAGCTCCAATACGAATCCTCGAAAACCCGCACCGCCGCCGAAACCTATGCCGACCGCTCGGGCAACTGCCTGTCGCTGGTGATCATGACCGCGGCCTTTGCCAAGGAACTGGGCATGCCGGTTCGCTACCGCAGCGTGGACGTGGACGATGCCTGGAGCCGTAGCGCCGGCCTGTACCTGGCCAGCGCGCATGTCAATATCAGCCTGGGCCAGCGCGCAGAAAGCGGCGTGCGCAGCAGCGACCAGGACGACATGCTGCTGGTCGACTTCATTCCCCAGGACGCCGCGGCGCGCCTGCGCGCGCGCGAGGTCGACGAACAAGACATCGTCGCGCTCTACCTGAACAACCGCGCGGCCGAGATGCTGGTACAAGACCGCATCGACGACGCCTACTGGTGGGCGCGGGCGGCGGTGGCCAAGCGCCCCGGCATGCTCCGCGCCCTCAATACGCTCGGCGTCATCTACGAAAAGCATGGCGACATGCTGCTTGCCGAGCAAACCTACCGCGCGGCCCTGGAGCGCGAGCCGGAGAACATGGCGGTCATGCGCAACCTGCAGCCGGTGCTGGCCAGGCTGGGCAAGCAAGAAGAAGCAGCGGCGCTGGCCAGGCGCATCGCCAGCATCGAGCCCTATCCTCCCTACCACCACTTCGACCAGGGCATGATCGCGCTACGCGCCGGCGACTACGGCAAGGCCCGCGACCTGTTCGAGCGCGAGGTCAGGCGCGCCCCATACAACGACGAATTCCGCTTCTGGCTCGGCGTGTCGCACCTGCAGCTGGGCGAGCTGGGCCACGCCCGCGAGCAGATCGCCAAGGCGGTCGACACCAGCACCCGGCAGGAAATGCGGCAGGTTTATTCGGCCAAGCTGGCGCATTTGCGACGGGCGAGTGCGGCGCTGGCGCCCATCCGGTGA
- a CDS encoding DNA-deoxyinosine glycosylase, with protein MPHFLDTPQSAPLTGLAPVIGPGTRVLVLGSFPGAASLAAQQYYAHPRNQFWPLVSAVVEDDLTALPYQDRLTRLLAHGFGLWDVLGACEREGSLDASIRKAAANDFERLRTVCPMLQTVGFNGQAAGKFAPQFAAAGYRSLVLPSSSPAHQAMRLEQKLAIWRQLALPAGS; from the coding sequence CCTCGACACCCCACAATCGGCGCCGCTGACCGGGCTGGCCCCGGTGATCGGGCCGGGCACCCGCGTGCTGGTGCTCGGCAGCTTTCCCGGCGCCGCCTCGCTCGCCGCCCAGCAGTACTACGCCCATCCGCGCAACCAGTTCTGGCCCCTCGTCTCGGCCGTTGTCGAGGACGACCTGACAGCGCTGCCCTATCAAGATCGCTTGACGCGCCTGCTGGCGCACGGCTTTGGCCTGTGGGATGTGCTGGGCGCCTGCGAGCGCGAAGGCAGCCTCGATGCAAGCATCCGCAAAGCGGCCGCCAACGATTTCGAGCGCTTGCGCACCGTGTGCCCCATGCTGCAAACAGTGGGCTTCAACGGCCAGGCAGCGGGCAAGTTTGCGCCGCAGTTCGCTGCCGCTGGTTATCGTAGCCTGGTGCTGCCATCGAGTTCGCCGGCGCATCAGGCTATGCGCCTGGAACAGAAGCTGGCGATCTGGCGCCAACTGGCGCTGCCTGCAGGATCGTGA
- a CDS encoding methyl-accepting chemotaxis protein, producing the protein MLNQLRIGPKLLLAPGLVLVLLTMLSAAAYYGMVRQNASLEHMVQVRAARLQSVADVAGDARFAHANIYQLLAWVNGSFAQNRLAALTADIHKKHAGVKAKLDALANLAEPSERVSLDKSLAALASYRKAVTETIELAQVDQSIATNSMQKAEQQFVVLDAELQHLASLEKKLSVEAHAAAKAEFRTLGMSMAGLVLLSIALSLLVTMLVRRAMLADIRSIATVVGDLAEGRLQASSAPGTGRDEIADTSRALDHAIGRLHGALQSIMGSVRSIDTASKEIASGNLDLSARTEMQAGSLEQTASTMEELTTAVKENASNAQLASSLAAEAAQLAATGGQSVERAVSTMESIQASSRKIVEITGVIDGISFQTNLLALNAAVEAARAGEQGRGFAVVAAEVRTLAQRSAAAAREIKGLIADSVKIIEDGSASVSQAGASMGDIVASVRQVNDIIGRISVASTEQADGIAEVNKAVGQMDSMTQQNAALVEEAAAAAESLHEQTVNLTRAVSIFKFAGGGESPDGELDTEVDEADHDESGFHGLQERRGSASAMRRRPVRALPASEPQSQRQRQRRL; encoded by the coding sequence ATGCTCAATCAACTGCGGATCGGTCCCAAACTCTTGCTGGCTCCGGGTCTGGTGCTGGTGCTGCTGACCATGCTGTCGGCAGCTGCCTACTACGGCATGGTGCGCCAGAACGCCTCGCTCGAACACATGGTGCAGGTGCGCGCCGCGCGCCTGCAGTCGGTGGCGGACGTGGCAGGCGATGCGCGTTTTGCGCACGCCAATATTTATCAGCTGCTGGCCTGGGTGAACGGCAGTTTCGCGCAGAATCGTCTCGCGGCGCTGACCGCCGACATCCACAAGAAGCATGCGGGCGTCAAGGCCAAGCTGGACGCGCTGGCGAATCTGGCCGAGCCGAGCGAGCGCGTTTCGCTGGACAAGTCGCTGGCGGCGCTGGCGAGCTATCGCAAGGCGGTCACCGAGACGATCGAGCTGGCGCAGGTCGACCAGTCGATCGCCACCAATTCAATGCAAAAGGCCGAACAGCAGTTCGTCGTGCTCGATGCCGAGCTGCAGCACCTGGCGTCACTGGAGAAAAAGCTCAGCGTGGAGGCGCACGCCGCCGCCAAGGCCGAATTCCGCACGCTCGGCATGAGCATGGCGGGCCTGGTGCTGCTGTCGATCGCCCTGTCGCTGCTGGTAACAATGCTGGTGCGGCGCGCCATGCTGGCCGACATCCGCTCGATCGCGACGGTGGTGGGCGACCTGGCCGAGGGCCGCCTGCAGGCCTCGAGCGCGCCCGGCACCGGCCGTGACGAGATCGCCGACACCTCGCGCGCGCTGGATCATGCCATCGGCCGCCTGCACGGCGCCCTGCAAAGCATCATGGGCTCGGTGCGCTCGATCGACACGGCGTCGAAAGAGATCGCCAGCGGCAACCTGGACCTGTCGGCCCGCACCGAGATGCAGGCCGGCTCGCTCGAGCAAACCGCCAGCACGATGGAAGAACTGACCACGGCAGTGAAGGAAAACGCCAGCAATGCGCAGCTGGCGTCAAGCCTGGCGGCCGAAGCGGCGCAGCTGGCCGCGACCGGTGGCCAGTCGGTGGAGCGCGCGGTATCCACCATGGAATCGATCCAGGCCAGCTCGCGCAAGATCGTCGAGATCACCGGCGTCATCGACGGCATCTCGTTCCAGACCAATCTGCTGGCCCTGAACGCGGCGGTGGAAGCGGCCCGCGCCGGCGAGCAGGGACGCGGCTTTGCGGTCGTGGCGGCCGAAGTGCGCACCCTGGCGCAGCGCTCGGCGGCGGCGGCGCGCGAGATCAAGGGCCTGATCGCCGACTCGGTGAAGATCATCGAGGACGGCAGCGCCTCGGTCAGCCAGGCCGGCGCCAGCATGGGCGACATCGTCGCCTCGGTGCGCCAGGTGAACGACATCATCGGCCGCATCAGCGTGGCCAGCACCGAGCAGGCCGACGGCATCGCCGAAGTCAACAAGGCGGTCGGCCAGATGGACAGCATGACGCAGCAAAATGCCGCCCTGGTCGAGGAAGCCGCGGCCGCTGCCGAGAGCCTGCACGAACAGACCGTCAACCTGACCCGGGCAGTCTCGATCTTCAAGTTCGCAGGCGGCGGTGAATCGCCTGACGGCGAGCTCGATACCGAAGTTGACGAAGCGGACCACGACGAATCGGGCTTTCACGGCCTGCAAGAACGGCGCGGTAGCGCGAGCGCGATGCGCCGGCGCCCGGTGCGCGCCCTGCCCGCGTCCGAACCCCAAAGCCAGCGCCAGCGCCAGCGCCGGCTTTGA
- a CDS encoding acyltransferase family protein: protein MKLEKQIPLGDPLVNGVGHLPYRRDIDGLRALAVLSVVVFHAFPAWLRGGFIGVDIFFVISGFLISSIVLRELGQGSFSFAHFYARRVKRIFPALILVLACCLAFGWLALFPDEYQQLGKHVLGGAGFAANFFYWAQIGYFDTAADTKPLLHLWSLGIEEQFYILWPVIMLVAWKRRMNLLLVAGVLALASFVVNIGGVANHASATFYSPASRAWELLLGAGLACLHARGTGAGPLSGRALALARHLSPNLLSWSGVLLLALGLALITRERQFPGWLALLPVLAAVLLISAGPQAWFNRVVLSNRVLVWVGLISYPLYLWHWPLLSFAQIIESREPAPAIRAVAVALAIVLAWLTYQVVERPLRFGAARGKVAALCALMLATAGAGAYIYFNEGLPTRKPIEDNLANQKALIVVEDQANAAACKQRYGFDSDYEYCLQADAAKDPTVVLVGDSHAYHVVAGLTRYYSGVGENLLMLGTRYPYWGLNHENDPYQMATQPMLELALGMPSVKTIVFSTHVRFDTSPERRFLADAARDTFRRYLAAGKHVVFMNDVPILNFDPRSCIKRAGVASSATRAPCAIARSEWDAQVAQHNAILQQFMEEFPQIEWFDTASALCDKDHCNVMIDGRLMYRDKDHLSYDGDLFVGKHFAQRPQHRARQ, encoded by the coding sequence ATGAAGTTAGAAAAACAGATCCCTCTGGGGGACCCGCTCGTCAATGGCGTGGGCCACCTGCCATACCGGCGCGACATCGATGGCCTGCGTGCGCTCGCAGTATTGTCGGTAGTGGTGTTCCATGCGTTTCCGGCCTGGCTGCGCGGCGGCTTCATCGGCGTCGATATTTTCTTTGTCATTTCTGGCTTCTTGATTTCCAGCATCGTGCTGCGCGAGCTCGGACAGGGCAGCTTCAGCTTCGCCCATTTCTATGCGCGCCGCGTCAAGCGCATCTTCCCGGCACTGATCCTGGTGCTGGCGTGCTGCCTGGCCTTCGGCTGGCTGGCCCTGTTCCCCGACGAATACCAGCAGCTCGGCAAGCACGTGCTGGGTGGCGCCGGTTTCGCCGCCAATTTCTTCTACTGGGCCCAAATCGGCTATTTCGACACCGCGGCCGACACCAAGCCGCTGCTGCACCTGTGGTCGCTCGGCATCGAAGAGCAGTTCTACATCCTGTGGCCGGTGATCATGCTGGTGGCCTGGAAGCGCCGCATGAACCTGCTGCTGGTGGCGGGCGTGCTGGCGCTGGCATCCTTTGTCGTCAACATCGGTGGTGTCGCCAACCATGCCAGCGCCACCTTTTACTCCCCCGCCAGCCGGGCCTGGGAACTGCTGCTGGGGGCGGGCCTGGCCTGCCTGCATGCACGGGGCACCGGCGCCGGCCCGCTGTCGGGGCGTGCGCTCGCGCTCGCGCGGCATCTCTCTCCCAACTTGCTGTCCTGGAGCGGGGTGCTCCTGCTTGCGCTGGGCTTGGCGCTCATCACGCGCGAGCGCCAGTTTCCGGGCTGGCTGGCGCTGTTGCCGGTGCTGGCTGCGGTGCTGCTGATCAGCGCCGGTCCGCAAGCCTGGTTCAACCGCGTGGTGCTGTCCAACCGCGTGCTGGTGTGGGTCGGCTTGATCAGCTATCCGCTCTACCTGTGGCACTGGCCGCTGCTGTCGTTTGCCCAGATCATCGAGTCGCGCGAGCCGGCCCCCGCCATCCGCGCGGTGGCGGTGGCGCTGGCGATCGTGCTGGCCTGGCTGACCTACCAGGTGGTAGAGCGGCCGCTGCGCTTCGGCGCCGCACGCGGCAAGGTGGCGGCGCTGTGCGCGCTGATGCTGGCCACCGCCGGTGCCGGCGCCTACATCTACTTCAATGAGGGGCTACCGACGCGCAAGCCGATCGAGGACAACCTGGCCAACCAGAAAGCGCTGATCGTGGTCGAGGACCAGGCCAACGCCGCGGCCTGCAAGCAGCGCTATGGCTTCGATTCCGACTATGAATACTGCCTGCAGGCCGATGCGGCGAAAGACCCGACCGTGGTGCTGGTAGGCGACAGCCATGCCTATCATGTGGTGGCCGGCCTGACGCGCTACTACAGCGGTGTCGGCGAAAATCTGTTGATGCTCGGCACCCGCTACCCGTACTGGGGCCTCAATCATGAAAATGACCCTTACCAGATGGCGACGCAGCCGATGCTGGAGCTGGCCCTGGGCATGCCGTCGGTGAAGACCATCGTATTCTCGACCCATGTACGGTTCGACACCAGCCCCGAGCGGCGCTTCCTGGCAGATGCCGCGCGCGACACCTTCCGCCGCTACCTCGCGGCCGGCAAGCACGTGGTGTTCATGAACGACGTGCCGATCCTGAACTTCGACCCACGTTCGTGCATCAAGCGCGCCGGCGTGGCCTCGTCGGCTACCCGTGCGCCGTGCGCGATCGCGCGCAGCGAATGGGACGCGCAGGTGGCGCAGCACAACGCGATCCTCCAACAGTTCATGGAGGAATTTCCGCAGATCGAATGGTTCGACACGGCGTCGGCGCTGTGCGACAAGGACCATTGCAATGTCATGATCGACGGCCGCCTGATGTACCGCGACAAAGACCACCTGAGCTATGACGGCGACCTGTTTGTCGGCAAGCATTTCGCGCAGCGGCCCCAACATCGGGCGCGGCAATAA
- a CDS encoding cache domain-containing protein, whose translation MKLFAPAAILSLAFVAAPVLANAPTEKDAIAMVERGVALVKAKGKDEMMKKINAKDAEYVQGELYIDMRDLKTGIVLAHPYNPSIVGKDLTDVPDANGKKYRREIIDVAAAKGKGWVDYQYKNPTSGKIEPKTTYIQRVDDVVLEAGIYKK comes from the coding sequence ATGAAGTTGTTCGCACCTGCCGCAATCTTGTCCCTGGCTTTCGTGGCCGCTCCCGTCCTGGCCAATGCGCCGACTGAAAAAGACGCCATCGCCATGGTCGAACGCGGCGTGGCACTCGTGAAAGCCAAGGGCAAGGACGAGATGATGAAAAAAATTAACGCGAAAGATGCCGAGTACGTCCAGGGCGAACTCTACATTGACATGCGCGACCTGAAGACCGGCATCGTCCTGGCCCATCCGTACAACCCTTCCATCGTCGGCAAGGACCTGACCGACGTGCCCGATGCCAACGGCAAGAAATACCGCCGCGAGATCATCGATGTCGCCGCCGCCAAAGGCAAAGGCTGGGTCGACTACCAGTACAAGAACCCGACCAGCGGCAAGATCGAGCCGAAGACCACCTATATCCAGCGGGTGGATGATGTGGTCCTGGAAGCCGGCATCTACAAAAAATAG
- a CDS encoding HDOD domain-containing protein, whose amino-acid sequence MNTVADPTAHLAHLDQVDALIKSIRIPPRPSLLADMQRELASNDPSPEAIGKIVASDVGMSGALLKLANSSIYGGRKAKSIEQAILFLGINQVAALMTGLLARQAIPVNSASLASFWDISTRRAQAMVFLSRRLRIGEADVAHTFGLFCDTGVPLLIERFADYATTYADAALEAERPFTALEEQRHSTSHAAVGCLLARNWGLSSDVGWAILHHHDYDVIDDTSTSGTVRSLVALSLLAESAISRYQGDGASLEWSKGGAAACAYLGLSDEETAELLDELAEAFHEE is encoded by the coding sequence ATGAATACCGTCGCCGATCCCACCGCGCATCTCGCGCATCTCGACCAGGTCGATGCGCTGATCAAGTCGATCCGCATCCCTCCGCGCCCGAGCCTGCTTGCCGACATGCAGCGCGAGCTGGCTTCAAACGACCCGTCGCCGGAAGCGATCGGCAAGATCGTGGCGAGCGACGTCGGCATGTCGGGCGCGCTGCTCAAGCTGGCCAATTCATCGATCTACGGTGGCCGCAAGGCCAAGTCGATCGAGCAGGCGATCCTGTTCCTCGGCATCAACCAGGTGGCGGCACTGATGACCGGCCTGCTGGCGCGCCAGGCGATTCCCGTCAACAGCGCCAGCCTGGCCAGCTTCTGGGACATCTCGACCCGCCGCGCCCAGGCGATGGTGTTCCTGTCGCGCCGCCTGCGCATCGGCGAAGCGGACGTGGCCCACACCTTCGGCCTGTTTTGCGACACCGGCGTGCCGCTGCTGATCGAGCGCTTCGCCGACTACGCCACCACCTATGCCGACGCGGCGCTGGAAGCGGAGCGTCCGTTTACAGCACTGGAAGAACAACGCCACAGTACCAGCCACGCCGCCGTCGGCTGCCTGCTGGCGCGCAACTGGGGGCTCTCAAGCGATGTCGGCTGGGCCATCCTGCACCATCACGACTATGACGTGATCGACGACACCTCGACCAGTGGCACGGTTCGCTCGCTGGTGGCGCTGTCGCTGCTGGCCGAAAGCGCCATCAGCCGCTACCAGGGCGATGGCGCTTCGCTCGAATGGAGCAAGGGCGGCGCCGCCGCCTGCGCCTACCTTGGCTTGTCGGATGAAGAAACCGCCGAACTGCTGGACGAACTGGCCGAAGCGTTTCACGAGGAATGA
- a CDS encoding DNA-3-methyladenine glycosylase: protein MVVSTLSGIDFSAPADVVARQLIGVTVLIDGVGGRIVETEAYDREDPASHAYSGPSARNAAMFGPPAHAYVYRSYGIHWCLNFVCREEGHGAGVLIRALEPVAGLDQMRQRRDADDEWLLCSGPGKLCQALGVTRALNGMPLSMPPFELLPGPLDLPIVAGPRIGISKAVDVPWRFGLAGSRFVSRPLR from the coding sequence ATGGTTGTTTCAACACTATCCGGCATTGACTTTAGCGCCCCGGCCGACGTCGTCGCGCGCCAGCTGATCGGCGTCACGGTGCTGATCGACGGCGTCGGTGGACGCATCGTCGAGACCGAAGCCTATGACCGAGAAGACCCGGCGTCGCACGCCTATTCCGGCCCGAGCGCGCGCAATGCCGCGATGTTCGGGCCGCCCGCGCACGCCTATGTCTATCGATCCTACGGCATTCATTGGTGCCTGAATTTCGTCTGCCGCGAAGAAGGCCATGGAGCCGGGGTGCTGATCCGTGCGCTCGAACCGGTGGCCGGCCTCGACCAGATGCGCCAGCGCCGCGACGCCGACGACGAATGGCTGCTGTGCTCGGGTCCCGGCAAGCTATGCCAGGCGCTGGGCGTGACCCGAGCCCTCAACGGCATGCCCTTGTCGATGCCGCCCTTCGAGTTGCTGCCCGGCCCCCTCGATTTGCCGATCGTGGCGGGGCCGCGTATCGGCATTTCGAAGGCGGTGGACGTGCCCTGGAGGTTCGGCCTGGCCGGCTCGCGTTTCGTCAGCCGGCCGCTGCGCTGA